A window from Kribbella jejuensis encodes these proteins:
- a CDS encoding polysaccharide deacetylase family protein yields the protein MTLPLYDYSPLPTRPRLTWPDGKRVAFYVGLNIEHFLLGKPSTSIWPLDLDPDPLNHGWREYGARVGIWRIIDILDRYGIRASALLNSDVAQHNPQIVKAGVERGWAWLAHGRTNSILHTGYEPDEERRVLTEITDTIEAATGQRPRGWMGPGLTETHNTPQLLSELGYQYLLDWTNDDQPYRLTIPGMFSVPYTLELNDLGLFQRGLSGPDFLQMVKDQYDVLRDDLAGTGRVMALALHPFVIGQPFRAKYLNLALEYVASQSDVWLTTSDDIAAHFATV from the coding sequence ATGACGCTCCCCCTGTACGACTACAGTCCACTCCCCACGCGACCGCGCCTGACGTGGCCCGACGGCAAGCGCGTCGCGTTCTACGTCGGCCTCAACATCGAGCACTTCCTCCTCGGCAAGCCGTCGACGAGTATCTGGCCGCTCGACCTCGATCCGGATCCGCTGAACCACGGGTGGCGTGAGTACGGCGCGCGGGTCGGCATCTGGCGGATCATCGACATCCTCGACCGGTACGGCATCCGCGCGAGCGCGCTGCTCAACTCCGACGTCGCGCAGCACAATCCGCAGATCGTCAAGGCCGGCGTCGAGCGGGGCTGGGCCTGGCTTGCTCATGGGCGGACCAACTCGATCCTGCACACCGGGTACGAGCCCGACGAGGAACGGCGTGTGCTCACCGAGATCACTGACACGATCGAGGCCGCCACCGGTCAGCGGCCCCGAGGCTGGATGGGCCCCGGTCTGACCGAGACCCACAACACGCCACAACTGCTGTCCGAACTCGGCTACCAGTACCTCCTCGACTGGACCAACGACGACCAGCCGTACCGCCTCACCATTCCCGGCATGTTCAGCGTCCCCTACACCCTCGAACTCAACGACCTGGGCCTGTTCCAGCGCGGCCTCAGCGGCCCCGACTTCCTGCAGATGGTCAAGGACCAGTACGACGTACTTCGCGACGACTTGGCCGGGACCGGCCGGGTGATGGCGCTCGCGCTGCACCCGTTCGTGATCGGGCAGCCGTTCCGCGCGAAGTACCTGAACCTCGCCCTGGAGTACGTTGCCTCCCAGAGCGACGTCTGGCTCACGACGAGTGACGACATCGCCGCGCACTTCGCGACGGTGTAA
- a CDS encoding MerR family transcriptional regulator, with product MRIGELARRTGVSERSLRYYEVQGLLVSERTPGGQREYAERAVDRVILIQELFAAGLHSKKIAQLLPCMRDPDGGPNERATPELIEELTAERDRIDRMIADLTTSRAVLDDVIATANRELPV from the coding sequence GTGCGAATCGGCGAACTGGCGCGCCGGACCGGAGTCAGTGAGCGGTCCTTGCGGTACTACGAGGTGCAGGGGCTGCTCGTGTCCGAGCGGACTCCCGGGGGTCAGCGTGAGTACGCCGAGCGTGCCGTGGATCGGGTGATCCTGATCCAAGAGCTGTTCGCGGCCGGGCTGCACAGCAAGAAGATCGCGCAGTTGCTGCCGTGCATGCGCGACCCGGACGGGGGTCCGAACGAGCGCGCGACGCCCGAGCTGATCGAGGAGCTGACTGCCGAGCGGGACCGGATCGACCGGATGATCGCCGACCTCACCACGTCCCGCGCTGTCCTCGACGACGTGATCGCCACCGCAAACCGCGAGCTGCCCGTCTAG
- a CDS encoding PAC2 family protein, translating into MVDLANLRDPVVIAAFEGWNDAAEAATGAVDHLIDEWDAELVTAIDPEDYYDYQVNRPRVGIDEDGGRQLTWPTTRIYLARPADTGRDVLLIRGVEPNMRWRAFSRELLEIVDESNAQIVVVLGALLADSPHTRPIPVSATSSDEELTAAWSLEQSTYEGPTGITGVFADLCSTLGVPSVSIWSAIPHYIAGTPCPKASLALLGKIEELLDLTIPEGELPELARAWQRGADELSEEDPEVAEYVHSLEEQRDTADLPEATGEAIAAEFERYLRRRNKNRGD; encoded by the coding sequence GTGGTTGACCTCGCGAACCTGAGGGACCCGGTCGTGATCGCCGCGTTCGAGGGCTGGAACGACGCGGCCGAGGCGGCCACCGGTGCGGTCGACCACCTGATCGACGAGTGGGACGCGGAGCTCGTCACGGCGATCGACCCCGAGGACTACTACGACTACCAGGTGAACCGGCCGCGGGTCGGGATCGACGAGGACGGCGGCCGGCAGCTGACCTGGCCGACCACCCGGATCTACCTGGCCCGCCCGGCCGACACCGGCCGCGACGTGCTGCTGATCCGCGGCGTCGAACCGAACATGCGCTGGCGGGCGTTCTCCCGCGAGCTGCTGGAGATCGTCGACGAGTCGAACGCGCAGATCGTCGTCGTGCTCGGCGCGCTGCTCGCCGACTCGCCGCACACCCGGCCGATCCCGGTGTCGGCGACGTCGTCCGACGAGGAGCTGACGGCGGCCTGGAGCCTGGAGCAATCGACGTACGAGGGCCCGACCGGCATCACCGGCGTCTTCGCCGACCTGTGCAGCACCCTCGGCGTACCGTCGGTGTCGATCTGGTCCGCGATCCCGCACTACATAGCCGGTACGCCGTGCCCGAAGGCGTCGCTCGCCCTGCTCGGCAAGATCGAGGAGCTGCTCGACCTGACCATCCCCGAGGGTGAGCTGCCCGAGCTCGCGCGAGCCTGGCAGCGCGGCGCCGACGAGCTCAGCGAGGAGGACCCGGAGGTCGCGGAGTACGTGCACTCGCTCGAGGAGCAGCGCGACACCGCGGACCTGCCGGAGGCCACCGGCGAGGCGATCGCAGCCGAGTTCGAGCGCTACCTCCGCCGCCGCAACAAGAACCGCGGCGACTGA
- a CDS encoding HAD family hydrolase, with product MPALQAVLWDMDGTLVDSEKVWAEVQLELLPSLGATWTMEDCLSLIGSDLREAVKVWMARIPAGVITADELADRMFSEVVEALRREVTFQPGALELLQALRKEQVPCALVSASFRSMIDAVLGHLPPDPFDVVVAGDEVTHGKPHPEPYLTAAEKLGVDPAYCVVIEDSLTGTQAGAAAGMYVVAVPQWISIPEAPRRLVVKSLEPLTPESLRALLR from the coding sequence TTGCCGGCCCTGCAAGCGGTGCTGTGGGACATGGACGGGACGTTGGTCGACTCCGAGAAGGTCTGGGCGGAGGTCCAGCTCGAACTGCTCCCGTCGCTCGGCGCGACCTGGACGATGGAGGACTGCCTGTCCTTGATCGGCAGCGACCTGCGCGAGGCCGTGAAGGTCTGGATGGCGCGGATCCCGGCCGGCGTGATCACCGCCGACGAGCTGGCCGACCGGATGTTCTCCGAGGTGGTCGAGGCGCTCCGTCGCGAGGTGACGTTCCAGCCGGGTGCGCTCGAGCTGCTTCAGGCGCTGCGCAAGGAGCAGGTCCCGTGCGCGCTGGTGTCGGCGTCGTTCCGCTCGATGATCGACGCCGTTCTCGGGCACCTGCCGCCGGATCCGTTCGACGTGGTCGTGGCCGGTGACGAGGTGACGCACGGCAAACCGCACCCCGAGCCGTACCTGACCGCGGCCGAGAAGCTCGGCGTCGACCCGGCGTACTGCGTCGTCATCGAGGACTCGCTGACCGGCACCCAGGCCGGTGCGGCGGCCGGCATGTACGTGGTCGCCGTACCGCAGTGGATCAGCATCCCGGAGGCGCCGCGGCGGCTCGTGGTGAAGTCGCTGGAACCGCTCACACCGGAGTCCCTGCGCGCGCTGCTCCGCTGA
- a CDS encoding ABC transporter substrate-binding protein, producing MVSRWVRRMPAAVAVGALGLCLAACGEPDDNAPHPGEQTPKLMLLRLATTDAATSLDPAGPYDQASRTVQANLYQTLLTILPDKPTPVPDAADCQFDSPTTYTCSLKEKLTFPNGHDLTSSDVKFSFDRLIRLKTPGGLAPLFSSVKSVSTPDPLTAVFNLTTPDARLPYLLTTTAASIVDEQTYPADGLLADKAMGSGPYQLAGYKAGTEIALTKFAGYRGPRAAQNDGVTISTVADSNAVYQAITTGKADLAFHGLGPNLLDNLRKGGQVQVVDTGSAEIRLFAFQMKSLLSRNPAIRRAVAQVIDRSAIAKKAYGDHVSPLFSVVPPGFGGQVDAFRTAFKQPNKAVAATILKDANIAAPVPLTVGWTPSQYGVGAKAEVLELKRQLEATGLFRVTLRSSEWPQYQQATKNGAYDLYQTAWTPQYPDADDYLAPFVTDTPLQNGYRSAAATKLLQQERTEQNGLKRDDLIGQLQGVIAQDVPVIPIWQARVTVAAAKDLENVKTAPDPLSFLYLAGLRR from the coding sequence ATGGTGAGTAGGTGGGTGCGCCGGATGCCGGCGGCCGTTGCTGTCGGTGCGCTGGGGTTGTGCCTGGCTGCCTGCGGTGAACCGGACGACAACGCGCCGCACCCGGGGGAGCAGACGCCGAAGCTGATGTTGCTGCGGCTCGCGACCACCGACGCCGCCACGTCCCTCGACCCCGCCGGGCCGTACGACCAGGCCTCCCGGACCGTCCAGGCGAACCTGTACCAGACGCTCCTCACGATCCTCCCGGACAAGCCGACGCCGGTCCCGGACGCGGCGGACTGCCAGTTCGACTCGCCGACAACGTACACGTGCAGCCTGAAGGAGAAGCTCACCTTCCCGAACGGGCACGACCTGACCTCGTCGGACGTGAAGTTCAGCTTCGACCGCCTGATCCGGTTGAAGACGCCCGGGGGACTGGCGCCGCTGTTCTCGTCGGTGAAGTCGGTCAGTACGCCGGACCCGCTGACCGCGGTGTTCAACCTGACCACCCCGGACGCGCGGCTGCCGTACCTGCTGACCACCACCGCGGCGTCGATCGTCGACGAGCAGACCTACCCGGCCGACGGCCTGCTGGCGGACAAGGCGATGGGCAGCGGCCCGTACCAGCTCGCCGGGTACAAGGCCGGCACCGAGATCGCGCTGACGAAGTTCGCCGGGTACCGCGGTCCGCGGGCGGCGCAGAACGACGGCGTCACGATCAGCACGGTCGCGGACTCGAACGCGGTCTACCAGGCGATCACGACCGGCAAGGCCGATCTCGCGTTCCACGGGCTCGGCCCGAACCTGCTCGACAACCTGCGCAAGGGTGGCCAGGTCCAGGTGGTCGACACGGGCTCCGCGGAGATCCGGCTGTTCGCGTTCCAGATGAAGTCGTTGCTGTCCCGGAACCCGGCGATCCGGCGCGCCGTCGCCCAGGTGATCGACCGGTCCGCGATCGCCAAGAAGGCGTACGGCGATCACGTGTCGCCGCTGTTCTCCGTCGTACCGCCGGGCTTCGGTGGGCAGGTGGACGCGTTCCGGACCGCGTTCAAGCAGCCGAACAAGGCAGTCGCGGCGACGATCCTCAAGGACGCGAACATCGCAGCACCGGTACCGCTGACGGTCGGGTGGACGCCGTCGCAGTACGGCGTCGGCGCCAAGGCCGAAGTGCTCGAGCTGAAGCGGCAACTGGAGGCGACCGGGTTGTTCCGGGTGACCTTGCGCAGTTCCGAGTGGCCGCAGTACCAGCAGGCCACCAAGAACGGCGCGTACGACCTGTACCAGACCGCCTGGACCCCGCAGTACCCGGACGCCGACGACTACCTGGCGCCGTTCGTCACCGACACACCGTTGCAGAACGGCTACCGCTCGGCGGCGGCCACGAAGTTGCTGCAGCAGGAACGGACCGAGCAGAACGGGCTGAAGCGCGACGACCTGATCGGGCAGCTACAGGGAGTGATCGCGCAGGACGTGCCCGTGATTCCGATCTGGCAGGCCCGCGTCACGGTGGCCGCCGCGAAGGACCTGGAGAACGTCAAAACCGCGCCGGATCCGCTGTCGTTCTTGTATCTCGCCGGATTACGGCGCTGA
- a CDS encoding ABC transporter permease, translated as MLEGAGRIEGRSLWQISWMRLKRDKVAIAGGIFVIFLMLVGIFAPLICKLIGVTPNDFHQDLVDASLQTPIGKFGGVSWSHPLGVEPVNGRDIFARIVYGARISLLIAFLATLLSVVIGVVMGIIAGYFGGWVDTLISRLMDIFLAFPLVLFALALVGAIPDSILGLSGDALRVALIVFIIGFFSWPYIGRIIRGQTLSLREREFVDAARSLGARRPYILFTELLPNLIAPILVYATLLIPTNVLFEAGLSYLGVGVRPPTASWGDMLSIAAKWYSVDPWYMISPGLAIFITVLAFNLFGDGLRDALDPRSR; from the coding sequence GTGCTGGAGGGCGCCGGCCGGATCGAGGGCCGGTCACTGTGGCAGATCTCCTGGATGCGGCTGAAGCGGGACAAGGTCGCGATCGCCGGCGGCATCTTCGTGATCTTCCTGATGCTGGTCGGCATCTTCGCGCCGCTGATCTGCAAGCTCATCGGCGTGACCCCCAACGACTTCCACCAGGACCTGGTGGACGCGTCGCTGCAGACCCCGATCGGCAAGTTCGGCGGGGTCAGCTGGAGCCACCCGCTCGGGGTCGAGCCGGTGAACGGCCGGGACATCTTCGCCCGGATCGTCTACGGCGCCCGGATCTCGCTGCTGATCGCGTTCCTGGCGACCTTGCTGTCGGTCGTGATCGGCGTCGTGATGGGCATCATCGCCGGGTACTTCGGCGGTTGGGTCGACACCCTGATCAGCCGGTTGATGGACATCTTCCTGGCGTTCCCGCTGGTGCTGTTCGCGCTGGCGCTGGTCGGCGCGATCCCGGACTCGATCCTCGGCCTCAGCGGTGACGCGTTGCGGGTCGCGCTGATCGTCTTCATCATCGGGTTCTTCAGCTGGCCGTACATCGGCCGGATCATCCGCGGCCAGACGCTCTCGCTGCGCGAACGCGAGTTCGTCGACGCGGCCCGCAGCCTCGGCGCGCGCCGGCCGTACATCCTGTTCACCGAGCTGCTGCCGAACCTGATCGCGCCGATCCTGGTCTACGCGACACTGCTGATCCCGACCAACGTGCTGTTCGAGGCAGGTCTGTCGTACCTCGGCGTCGGCGTCCGCCCGCCGACCGCCAGCTGGGGCGACATGCTGTCGATCGCGGCGAAGTGGTACTCGGTCGACCCGTGGTACATGATCTCGCCCGGCCTGGCGATCTTCATCACGGTGCTGGCCTTCAACCTGTTCGGTGACGGGCTGCGCGACGCCCTCGACCCGCGGTCGCGGTAG